ATCCAGGACGCGGTGACGCTCGCCTCGATCGTGGAGAAGGAAACGGGCCTGCCGAAGGAGCGACGCATGGTCGCCGGGCTCTATTCAAACCGGCTGAAGGACGGGATGCGGCTGCAGGCCGATCCGACGCTGATCTACCCGATCACCAAGGGCAAACCGCTGGGCCGCCGGATCGAGCGTTCGGAAATCAGGGCGGTCAACGGGTACAATACCTATAGCATGACCGGCCTGCCGAAGGGGCCGATCACCAATCCCGGCCGCGCCTCGATCGAAGCGGTGCTGAACCCCGCACCGACCGATGCGGTCTACATGGTGGCGGACGGGACCGGCGGGCACGTGTTCGCCAAGACGCTCGAAGAGCACAATGCGAACGTGCAGAAATGGTACAGAATCCGCAAAGCGCGCGGGGAGATGTGAGCGACCCGTTCATCGTGACCGCGGCGCTGCCAGACGACATCTTTGCCTGGGCCGATCGGTTGCGACAGGCGCATTTTCCCGCCGAGCGCAACCACCTGAAGGCGCATGTGACGCTGTTCCACGCCTTCGCGCCGACGCTGTTCGACGAACTCAAGACCGTGCTGCCCCAGATCGCCGCCGACACCGCGCGCCCGAGGCCGAACTGGGCGGGCTGATGAACCTGGGTCGCGGCACGGCGATCGATATCCGCAGCCCGAGGATGCTCGAGGTGCGCGAACGGATCGCGGAGCGGTTTCACGGCGCGCTGACGAAACAGGACCAGCACAAGCCGCGCCTGCATATCACCGTGCAGAACAAGGTGGAGCCGAACGCGGCGAAGGCATTGCAGCGCGAGCTGGATGGCAGTTACGAACGCCACCGCTTCCGCTTTACCGGCCTGGAACTCCACGTCTATCGCGGCGGACCGTGGGAGTTCGTGAAACGCTGGTCGTTTCGCGGCTGACCGGGGGCGGGTGCGAGCAGCGCTCGAGGTTGCCCGCCGTGCCCCCAATCGCCTGCTAATTGCGCGTAGCGGAAACAGGCATGCCCGGATGGTGACCGAAGACCAGCGCATCCCGCGGATCCTTGCGAGCAGACTTGGCGACGACATAGCTGTCGCCGACTGCTCCGACCGCAATGAACATCACTATGACCTCATTGTCGGGAATGCCGAGGGATTTCCGGACGCTCCTGTCGCGCCTGGCGGAGGCGGTCCATGCGAGAGGGCAGGCTCCGAGTTTCAACGCGTGAAGCCCGTAAAGAAGGGACATGGCGAACATACCGCCGTCGCACCATGCCTGGTGTCGCTCGCCCGATGTGGAGAATGCCTTGAGATCGCTCGTGACGATCAAACCCCATGCCGCGGTATCGCCGAAGCCTGCGTTTCCGGGCTGGAGCGAAAGCACTTCCGGATTGTCGAAGGCGTAGACCTTGCAACCCTGACGGTTGCAGACCGACGGGGCGTTCTGCGCGATGGCGACGGCTTGCTCGATCACCGAACGGGGGACCGGTTCGTCGGTGAACTGCCTGACGGACCGGCGGCTCTTCAGAAACGTGGCTGGATCGGCAAAAGTCATCGGCATGACGACCTCCGTCCCGCCAACCCGCAAATCGCGTGTCTGGTGAACACCATAAAGGCGATCGGCGAGATCGGTATCGTTGACCTCGTCATATGCCAGCACCGCAGAGCTGGCCGCCGCCGCCGTGCTATCCAGGCCATATTTGCGGATATGCTCGTTCACCATCGCAATCAGGTTGTGAACCTTCGCCAGACCGAAGCGATAGCGGGGATTGGGAAGGGACAGGCCCTTCTCGATGCCATGATACGCCTTTCGAATGCGGTACTGCGACTGGGCCTGCGAAATCGGGCGGACGGAACCATGGCTATACCGAACCATCCGACCCGCATCGTACATCGAATCCCGGAATAGCGATAATCCCAGGCTGGCAAAGTGCTTCGTAGCCGTTAGAGCGCTTTTCAATTTACCAATACCTCGAAAAATGAATGCATGTGGTCGATAGGGCGACTGTAAATACTACAGGAGGTATCCGAATGTACTGAGCGGTGTGGGACAGTAATCCTGCAGGCGAATATTGCTTCTTTTCAATAATTCTTCGGGAAGCTCGACTTGATAGCGAGTTCCGCGAGCGGGCAATCGATATGCCGCTCTTTCAAGCTGCTTCCCGAACCAATCGAAGCGGGTGTTCGATGTTCGACTGAGTGGTTTGTCCCGGAACGAGTTCGCGAGGCGCAGCAGCCAGTCCGAGCCTTCCGGGGGCGAGGCACCTACAGCGCGTCGCCACTCGTCCTTTGGGACGATCTGTTCCACTCCAAGAAAGGAGGAGAGGTGCTCGAAAAACACGCCCGTATCGGCGCGCAGTAGTTCCTGCGGAAGAACAAGAACGTTTTCCCGGCCGAAGGCGGAAGCAAATTCTTCGACAAATCTGTCGAATTCGAGACTTATGAAGTCGAAGGTTTTATATTGCGGTTCCGAACTACCGGAAAGAAAATCGGGGAGTGCAAGTCGACCGCCGCGTTTAACATATTGCTGATAAAGCGAGCGAAGCCATTGACCTTGCTCGCGAACCGTAAGCAGAATCTTGGCATGCGGCAGCACCTCGCGCAGGCGGCGCGCCAGAAGGGGTGCCTCACGAGATCCGAAGAACGGGTTTCCCGTCAGTATCTCCGAACTCAACACGTTCACCGAAGCGCGTTCGTTTTTCTGCAGGGCGATCGCTATTCGATCCCGGGCGATCTGAGGGTCCCATTGCCATTCGTGCGGACGAACGAGGTAAGCGTCGACCTCTTCATGAGACATGACATTATTGAAGATATCGATGTCGGAGAAAGGAACCGCTTGCAGCCAACTGGTGCCGGTCTTGTGCAATCCGGGATGAATAAGAATAGGGCGCATTATCGGTTGAGAATGTCGTCTCTGCTAAGCGAATGGTCATGAGCCAGGGAAAGCACGAAGACTGCGGGTTCGAACCTCAATACTTGGAGCGAGATCGGATGTGGTGCTGGGACAGTCCCGAGCGTGGCGCCGCGCAAACCCGGTGAGCTACGGCGTTTATTCTGTAGCTCCTCCCCCGTTCACGCCTATAAGGGAGAACACGGATGTCCGGAGACGGCATGGGCCTTGCCACACGGCCTGTCTCGAAAGGGCGGGCCGCTCCAGGGCAGCGGAGCGTGCCGCGCGAGCCACGGGAAGGTGGAACGCCACACCTATCGCGGCGGACCGTGGGAGTTCGTGAAACGCTGGTCGTTTCGCGGTTGACCGGGGGCGGGTGCGCCGATAAACGCGCCGCCTTGCCCCGGCATATGGCCGGGCGCGGCCCTGTGGGGCGGAGTAGCTCAGGTGGTTAGAGCAGCGG
Above is a genomic segment from Erythrobacter sp. 3-20A1M containing:
- a CDS encoding nitroreductase family protein, producing MVRYSHGSVRPISQAQSQYRIRKAYHGIEKGLSLPNPRYRFGLAKVHNLIAMVNEHIRKYGLDSTAAAASSAVLAYDEVNDTDLADRLYGVHQTRDLRVGGTEVVMPMTFADPATFLKSRRSVRQFTDEPVPRSVIEQAVAIAQNAPSVCNRQGCKVYAFDNPEVLSLQPGNAGFGDTAAWGLIVTSDLKAFSTSGERHQAWCDGGMFAMSLLYGLHALKLGACPLAWTASARRDRSVRKSLGIPDNEVIVMFIAVGAVGDSYVVAKSARKDPRDALVFGHHPGMPVSATRN